A stretch of Deltaproteobacteria bacterium DNA encodes these proteins:
- a CDS encoding cytochrome c — protein sequence MNKLLWILLLALLWSAPGSGHAQAAELATAQKQFNKYCAKCHGAGGRGDGEQAATLNHKPKDWTNCTEMAKISDEERFKITKFGGQQVHGQQCEMPGMGKALSDDEIRGLVAHIRNFCQQPPTAAKEN from the coding sequence ATGAACAAACTGCTCTGGATACTGTTGCTCGCCTTGCTCTGGAGCGCCCCTGGCTCGGGTCATGCCCAGGCCGCCGAGCTCGCAACCGCACAGAAACAGTTCAACAAGTATTGCGCGAAATGTCATGGAGCCGGTGGGCGGGGAGACGGTGAGCAAGCGGCCACGCTGAATCATAAGCCCAAAGATTGGACCAACTGTACCGAAATGGCCAAGATCAGCGACGAAGAGCGTTTCAAAATCACTAAGTTTGGCGGCCAGCAGGTGCATGGACAACAGTGCGAGATGCCCGGCATGGGCAAGGCGCTGAGTGACGACGAGATCCGCGGGCTGGTCGCTCATATTCGCAACTTCTGTCAGCAACCGCCTACTGCGGCAAAGGAGAACTGA
- the pfkA gene encoding 6-phosphofructokinase, whose protein sequence is MKTIGVLTSGGDAPGMNAAIRAVVRTGGAQGWTVFGVRHGYAGLIAGELVSLGVRDVGGIIQRGGTILGSARCPAFETEAGRQQAVQTLSRHGIEGLVVIGGNGSQAGAFALSQMGFPVVGIASTIDNDLLGSDVTIGVDTALNIALEAMDRLKVTASSHQRAFLVEVMGRKCGYLALMAGIAGGAEVIVLPEIETEPEEVAQTLRAAYDRGKAHALAVVAEGARYNAEALAAYFREHQERIGFDLRVTTLGHVQRGGAPTAYDRLLATRLGAGAISALTRGETGVVVGMVQGRVATTPLASVVGKQKPLDRELFALAKVLDQ, encoded by the coding sequence ATGAAAACGATCGGGGTGTTGACCAGCGGCGGTGATGCCCCCGGCATGAATGCGGCTATCCGGGCCGTCGTGCGTACGGGGGGTGCTCAGGGGTGGACGGTTTTTGGCGTCCGCCACGGATATGCGGGACTGATCGCCGGGGAGCTAGTGTCCTTAGGCGTCCGCGATGTCGGTGGCATTATCCAGCGTGGAGGGACCATACTTGGCAGCGCCCGGTGTCCGGCATTTGAGACCGAGGCGGGACGTCAGCAAGCGGTGCAAACGCTGTCCCGGCACGGAATCGAGGGGTTGGTCGTCATCGGCGGGAACGGATCGCAAGCCGGTGCCTTTGCACTGTCCCAGATGGGATTCCCGGTAGTCGGTATCGCTTCAACCATCGACAACGACCTACTTGGTTCAGATGTCACGATTGGCGTGGATACAGCGCTGAACATTGCCTTGGAGGCGATGGACCGGCTCAAAGTGACCGCGTCATCGCACCAACGCGCATTTCTGGTCGAAGTGATGGGACGGAAATGTGGGTATCTGGCCCTGATGGCGGGGATCGCCGGTGGTGCGGAAGTGATCGTGCTCCCAGAGATCGAAACGGAACCGGAGGAAGTGGCACAGACGCTGCGTGCCGCGTACGACCGCGGGAAAGCTCATGCACTGGCGGTCGTGGCGGAAGGCGCACGCTACAATGCAGAAGCCCTGGCGGCATATTTTCGCGAGCACCAAGAACGCATCGGCTTCGACCTCCGCGTCACGACGCTTGGTCACGTACAACGCGGCGGCGCGCCGACCGCCTACGATCGTTTGCTGGCAACGCGGCTGGGAGCGGGCGCAATTTCGGCGTTGACGCGTGGCGAGACGGGTGTGGTGGTTGGCATGGTCCAAGGGCGCGTGGCGACTACACCGCTTGCCAGCGTTGTCGGCAAGCAAAAGCCACTGGATAGGGAACTCTTCGCACTAGCGAAAGTCCTGGATCAATAA
- a CDS encoding ubiquinol-cytochrome c reductase iron-sulfur subunit, whose protein sequence is MNETAEVSMVNRRTLLGRLIAGLAALGGLLLGVPLIGALIAPAFTRRETPWIEVGPLDAFPIGDPRQLDCISKERDGWIEQSVRRSVWVVRSDAETLTVFNPKCTHLSCAYRWEADKQRFFCPCHGGIFDITGKVTGGPPPRPLDTLPVKVEGGTLYIRHFQYKLGISEKIPA, encoded by the coding sequence GTGAACGAGACAGCAGAAGTTTCTATGGTAAACCGTAGAACGCTCTTAGGTCGGTTGATTGCTGGGTTGGCGGCCTTGGGTGGCCTGCTCCTCGGGGTGCCGCTGATTGGGGCACTGATAGCGCCGGCGTTTACGCGACGAGAGACGCCCTGGATCGAGGTCGGCCCGCTCGACGCTTTTCCGATCGGAGATCCTCGACAGCTTGACTGTATCTCCAAAGAAAGAGACGGGTGGATCGAGCAATCCGTACGCCGCTCGGTGTGGGTGGTGCGGAGCGACGCAGAGACCCTCACCGTCTTTAATCCCAAGTGCACCCACCTGAGTTGTGCCTATCGCTGGGAGGCGGACAAGCAGCGCTTTTTTTGCCCCTGTCATGGGGGGATCTTTGATATCACTGGAAAGGTCACTGGCGGTCCACCGCCGCGTCCGCTCGATACTCTCCCTGTCAAAGTGGAGGGCGGTACCCTGTACATCCGCCATTTCCAGTACAAGCTCGGCATTTCCGAGAAAATTCCGGCGTAG
- a CDS encoding NTP transferase domain-containing protein, giving the protein MSPMKMNEQRLWGIVLAAGEGVRVREFLRQLCGGQGIKQFCAITGRRSLLEHTLARVERLIPRERILIVVSPRHRTEVEQQLADWPADNIIYQLANRDTAPGILLPLAHVSHRDPFATVAIFPSDHCILKEAPFMAVVRQAVGEVQRFLRAMILLGVTPDRVEEGYGWIEPEEKEIGCETRMVRRFWEKPSLLRAQELLARGALWNTFVGVAQVSTLWLMARQQAPDLYQAFSEIRRALGTPDAPLVTERVYKTLRAVNFSSELCEPSASWLRVLPVPEVGWSDWGSAERICATLQQLGKMDDAVRRAYVATAASQGEMSILTFSGEEQIVNVA; this is encoded by the coding sequence ATGAGTCCGATGAAGATGAATGAACAGAGACTCTGGGGGATCGTGTTAGCCGCGGGCGAGGGTGTCCGGGTGCGCGAATTCCTCCGGCAATTGTGTGGCGGACAGGGCATCAAGCAGTTTTGCGCGATCACCGGCCGCCGCTCGCTGTTGGAACATACGCTGGCGCGCGTTGAGCGGCTCATCCCCCGTGAACGCATTCTCATTGTCGTCAGTCCGCGCCATCGCACCGAGGTCGAACAACAACTGGCAGATTGGCCTGCGGACAACATTATCTACCAGCTGGCGAATCGTGATACCGCCCCCGGGATCTTGTTGCCGCTCGCGCATGTCTCGCACAGGGATCCGTTTGCGACTGTCGCTATTTTCCCTTCTGACCATTGTATTTTGAAGGAAGCGCCATTCATGGCTGTCGTGCGGCAAGCGGTTGGAGAAGTACAACGCTTCCTGCGGGCAATGATCCTCTTAGGCGTAACCCCGGATCGGGTAGAAGAGGGGTATGGTTGGATCGAGCCGGAGGAGAAAGAGATAGGATGTGAAACCCGGATGGTGCGGCGATTTTGGGAAAAGCCTTCGCTGCTCCGGGCGCAGGAACTCCTGGCTCGTGGCGCTTTGTGGAATACTTTTGTGGGGGTGGCGCAGGTCTCCACGCTATGGCTCATGGCCCGACAACAAGCTCCCGACCTCTATCAGGCGTTCAGTGAGATCCGCCGAGCGCTGGGCACCCCTGACGCACCGCTAGTTACCGAGCGCGTGTACAAAACGCTGCGGGCAGTCAATTTTTCCTCAGAGCTGTGCGAACCGTCGGCGTCATGGCTGCGCGTGTTGCCCGTGCCCGAAGTCGGCTGGAGTGACTGGGGGAGTGCCGAGCGGATCTGCGCGACGTTACAGCAACTCGGAAAAATGGACGATGCGGTCCGGCGCGCATACGTAGCGACTGCAGCATCCCAAGGGGAGATGAGTATCCTCACCTTTTCTGGAGAAGAACAGATCGTAAATGTTGCCTAA
- a CDS encoding LOG family protein, which yields MKLKIGVMGSATGELSTYSTAVAFSLGQAIAQADCYVVTGGCPGLPLEAARGAKEADGLVIGISPGLSLDEHLHKYGSPTAYHDILIFTGSGLMGREVVNIRSSDIVVIVGGSSGTLGELAIAYDEGKLIGVLKGSGGISEIAEDILTACKKDTGARVIYDTDPQRLVANLLEVYRTVHYRKPSCFCQDRADCPCCGPEGKAKAAANHPVRLDGELISGSPAEKKGES from the coding sequence CTGAAACTAAAGATTGGCGTGATGGGGTCAGCAACTGGAGAATTGTCAACGTATAGCACTGCCGTGGCCTTCTCCCTCGGTCAAGCTATTGCCCAAGCGGATTGCTACGTGGTCACCGGCGGCTGTCCGGGTCTGCCGCTGGAAGCCGCGCGCGGCGCCAAGGAGGCGGACGGGCTAGTCATCGGTATCTCACCGGGACTGAGCCTCGATGAGCACCTCCACAAATACGGCTCTCCGACTGCCTATCACGACATCTTGATCTTCACCGGCAGTGGGCTCATGGGGCGGGAAGTTGTCAATATTCGTTCCTCTGACATTGTCGTCATCGTAGGTGGAAGTAGCGGCACGCTCGGCGAGTTGGCTATTGCCTACGATGAGGGGAAGCTGATCGGGGTGCTCAAGGGCTCGGGGGGGATCAGCGAGATTGCCGAGGATATTTTGACAGCGTGCAAAAAGGACACGGGCGCACGCGTGATCTACGACACCGATCCCCAGCGACTCGTGGCTAACCTTTTAGAGGTGTATCGCACGGTCCATTACCGCAAACCTTCCTGCTTTTGCCAAGACCGCGCGGACTGTCCATGTTGCGGGCCAGAGGGCAAAGCAAAAGCGGCAGCCAATCATCCCGTGCGTCTTGATGGTGAGCTAATCTCGGGATCACCGGCTGAGAAGAAAGGGGAATCATGA